The following proteins come from a genomic window of Nitrososphaerota archaeon:
- a CDS encoding DUF3782 domain-containing protein: MSLKEEFIELLEKDKSFRFTIAGLIGYKDMLERLEEHSKRFEEHDRKFNEILKTLNEHTKRLEEHDKKFNEIIIEIRELRKNFEILSNKVEVTIGSMGMRWGIDLERTILKIFKETLEAKGIEPGKVEKFRFKDENGSITGIKGKIIDVDVLIKDDKLYIIEVKSAVEIDHVEYLIEKASIVEKILKRKVNKVFLIAVNIDKEAYDRAKEMNIDVIYGKILEY; the protein is encoded by the coding sequence ATGTCATTAAAAGAAGAATTTATTGAACTTCTAGAAAAAGATAAAAGTTTTAGATTTACAATAGCTGGTCTTATAGGCTATAAAGATATGCTGGAAAGACTTGAAGAACATAGTAAAAGATTTGAAGAGCATGATAGAAAATTTAATGAGATACTTAAAACTCTTAATGAACATACAAAAAGGTTAGAAGAACATGATAAAAAATTTAATGAAATAATAATAGAAATAAGAGAGCTTAGGAAAAATTTTGAAATTCTCAGCAATAAAGTTGAAGTAACAATTGGTAGTATGGGTATGAGATGGGGAATAGATTTAGAAAGAACAATATTAAAAATTTTTAAAGAAACTTTAGAAGCTAAAGGCATTGAGCCTGGAAAAGTTGAGAAATTTAGATTTAAAGATGAGAATGGTTCAATTACTGGAATTAAAGGAAAAATAATAGATGTAGATGTTTTAATTAAAGATGATAAGCTTTACATAATTGAAGTAAAATCAGCAGTTGAAATAGACCATGTTGAATACTTAATAGAAAAAGCAAGTATTGTAGAAAAAATTCTAAAAAGAAAAGTAAATAAAGTTTTCTTAATAGCTGTGAACATAGATAAAGAAGCTTATGATAGAGCTAAAGAAATGAATATTGATGTAATATATGGTAAAATTTTAGAATATTAA
- a CDS encoding DUF120 domain-containing protein: MSNKKISLEGIVFSGNGEGAYYISLPKYFKQIEEKLGFKPYPGTLNIKLNEKSIKKRIFIENSKGIKIEGFEESGKIFGSGKCFPAIINGKIEGAIIIPEKTHYNSSVIEIISEKYIRKELNIKDGDKIKIYVLVT; this comes from the coding sequence ATGTCTAATAAAAAAATCTCTTTAGAAGGAATTGTTTTTTCAGGAAATGGAGAAGGGGCATATTATATTAGTTTACCAAAATATTTTAAGCAAATAGAAGAAAAACTAGGTTTTAAACCATATCCTGGAACACTTAATATAAAGCTTAATGAAAAATCTATTAAAAAAAGAATCTTTATTGAAAATTCAAAAGGAATAAAAATAGAAGGTTTTGAAGAAAGTGGAAAAATTTTTGGTTCTGGAAAATGTTTTCCAGCTATTATTAATGGAAAAATAGAAGGAGCTATAATAATTCCTGAAAAAACACATTATAATTCATCTGTTATAGAAATTATTTCAGAAAAATATATTAGAAAAGAATTGAATATTAAAGATGGAGATAAAATTAAAATTTATGTCCTCGTAACTTGA
- a CDS encoding endonuclease V, with protein MVESYSNNKNIRKIIPKNFSLEKARFAQKIIASKCIKNNCFSKIDIIAGVDATYIKNFSISSIACINFKTHKIIEIKKVYEKTYFPYIPTLLSFREAPLIFKCFHLLNNKPDIIIVNGHGIAHPYKCGLATHVGVILNIPSIGVARKKLYGEEKIIGNKTFLIDENSSIIAEVIKRGKTKLYVSIGNMIDLETSVSIVLSLLNGLNLPLPLQIAHNECENLKNKFKLKIIK; from the coding sequence ATGGTAGAAAGTTATTCTAACAATAAAAATATTAGAAAAATAATACCAAAAAATTTTTCATTGGAAAAAGCTAGATTTGCTCAAAAAATAATTGCTTCAAAATGTATAAAAAATAATTGCTTTTCAAAAATAGATATTATAGCTGGTGTTGATGCTACTTATATAAAAAATTTTTCAATTTCTTCAATAGCATGTATTAATTTCAAAACACATAAGATAATTGAAATAAAGAAAGTGTATGAAAAAACTTATTTCCCATACATTCCAACACTTTTATCTTTTAGAGAAGCCCCATTAATTTTTAAATGTTTTCATTTATTAAATAATAAACCAGATATAATTATAGTGAATGGACATGGTATTGCACATCCTTATAAATGTGGTTTAGCAACTCATGTAGGTGTTATTTTAAACATTCCATCAATAGGTGTAGCTAGAAAGAAATTATATGGAGAAGAGAAAATTATTGGAAATAAAACATTTTTAATAGATGAAAATTCTTCAATAATTGCTGAAGTAATTAAAAGAGGAAAAACAAAACTTTATGTTAGTATTGGAAATATGATAGACCTTGAAACAAGCGTATCTATAGTATTAAGTTTATTAAATGGATTAAATTTGCCTCTCCCTCTTCAAATAGCTCACAATGAATGTGAGAATTTAAAGAATAAATTTAAGCTTAAAATAATAAAATGA